In Desulfurococcaceae archaeon MEX13E-LK6-19, the genomic window TTCGCGATGGTTCTTCTCCCCTACTTCTATAGGATAAGTCGTGCTGCATATGGTTTAGAGAGACCAGTTAAAATAGAAGCATCTTTCTACAAAACGGCTGTAAGTCTTATCAAGATATATGTCATACTAACGCTTGTCGCACTGATTTCATATATTTATACTGGAATGAACTTTTATGAGGCGTTTAACCATGTACTCACTACTATAGCTACCGGAGGTATGTCAACGTATGATAAAGGGTACCAAGTAATATTTGAGCGTGCACCATTAACGTATTTGCCTGTTATGGTGTTCATGTTTATTGGAGGTATGAACTTTTACTTGATAGCCAGAGTGTTTAAAGGAGATCTACGTTCACTTCTTCAAAGCGAAGAGTTCAAGACCTATTATGTATCAATGATAGTTCTTGTTATCGCATTAACAGTGTCTTACGTTTTTACTGAAGGAATGGATGTTGGTAGAGCGGTTGTAGAGGCGCCTTTTAATCTCGTATCGGGTATGACTACTACAGGATTCAGTATAGGTAAACCGTTGAGCGAGTTAACTGATACATCTAAGGCTATAATTGTTGCCTCAATGTTTTTAGGTGGCATGATGTTTTCTACGGCTGGAGGAATAAAAGCAATTAGACTGCTCATCATTCTGAAGAAATTTAAAGACATGTTTGTGCGATCCATAGTATCCATACCCATAGGGCGTAGATTAACGATTGATGGTGCTCCTCTCCATGATGAAGATGTGATCCAAGCTTCATTGTTCATAATACTTCATACAGCAGCGGTATTTATTGGTGCAGTTCTACTTAGTTTCTATGGATACTCTTTTATTGATTCATTATTTGAAGCAACGTCTGCAGCAGGTTGTGTAGGTTTAAGTGTTGGTATAGTCTCACCTGTTGCTCCGCTTGGTGTAAAAATAATTATAATGATATTGATGATATTGGGAAGAATAGAATATACACATCTAGTTCTCATATTTGCTCTCATTTATGGTAGAAAAATAATTAGAGCAGTACGATAAAACATATGAATTAGTGGGATAGCAGAAAGCTAGGTTTTTATCTAGACTAAAACATTTAGTAGAGTAAAAGTGATGAACAGAAGAAACGTTAGTAATGGGGGTATTTGTATTGCGTATACTGATTGTAGGCGGTGGGATGGTCGCTGAAGAACTACTTGAACGTCTTGACTTGAGGTCTAACGAGGTTTTTGTTGTTGAAAATAACCCTGAAAGAAGTAAGTCTTTGACACAAAAATACGATATAACGGTAATCAATAGAGATGCAACAGACGTGTCATTATATACAAGCGAGATTAGAATGGATGAGATTGATGCAGTTATAGCATTAACGGGTAAAGATGAGATTAATTTGTTTGTCTTGGCAATAGCAAAGATATATAACGTACCCATAAGAATGGCTAAGGTAACGAGTACTAGGTTAGCAGAGTTCCTTCAAAGTCTAGGTTTAGGTATACCTATATGTCAGCCTTCATTAGTTTCTACGATGATTTCTAACTATTTGAACTCTATTAGGGAACCTTGGCTTCTAGGTGTTGTTGGTGAACATAGGATATACTTGATAGCTCTTGCAGAAACTGATATAGCTGTTGGACAGAAAATATCCGAGCTAGGGTTGCCTGAGGATGTCCATGTTGTACTTGTGTTTGATGGTTCAAGTATATATTTTCCAGGAGAAGAATTTGTATTAAAGCCCGGGTACCAGATACTTGTATTGTCTAAGACGAGTGATGTAGTCAAGTACTTTAAGGGATAAAGGGCAATGAACGGTATAGAAGCTATTACCATAGAGAAGTTGTTAACAGAATACTCTTGGTTCATAATAGTTCTTCTACTAATAGTTGTTGCAAGAATACTCCTTACAAGAATAGTCACGATACTTTTTGAGAGAGGAATATTTTCTATTGGAACAAAAGCAATGCTTACTAGAATTATCGATACAATAATGATAATTGTAGTAATAATAGCGATATTACAAGTATTCCAAGCACCAATGGTCGGCTACTTAGTAATGGTGATATTTGCTGCGATGATACTTATCCTATTCTTCTATGAAATAAGAGAATTCACTGCATATGTATCCCTGCAGCTACTCAGACATATTAAGGGAAGAAGTCTGGAAATACACCTCCCAGGGCACGGACAACCTGTTTATGGAAAAATAGTTTCAATGGATCCGATGTCCTCAATTATTGAGGACATCTATGGGAATAAATATTTTGTCGCGAACTCCATACTAGTTAATGCCATAGTTAAGGAAAAACATCCTAGTATACACATAAGGCTAACTCTGGCAAGAAAGGGTGGATTAACGCTAAAGGAACTTATCGAAAATATTGTCGGAATATTTGGATCAAGTGATCTACCTACTTTCAGGCTTCATGAAAGCCAGATTGAAATTGTGAAAGTCGAGGGTGATAGAGTAACTCTGGATATATTTGTAACACCAATAACGATACCTGTAAGAGTATCTGATCTTGTGAAACTTGTTGAAATACTTAGCTATAGATTAAGAGATTACGAACCTTCAATAGAGCTGTTCAGGTAAAGTATGGAATAATTTTTATTAAATCTTTACACCCCTCAAGTCAAAGAATGTTGCATTGGTTATCTTTGCTTTAATCCATTCTCCTTTCTTAAATCTTGTGATATTAGTTATAACAACTGGTGTGTAGTTATATAATCGTGCTGTAGGATGCGGAAGAGTATTTTCTACAAGAAGTACCCTAGCAGTACTGCCTATGTACTCACTATTCTTCTTTAGACCGATTTCCTCTATGAGTTTAAGCACTTGGAGTGAACGTCTTTTCTTTGTTTTCGTATCTATTTGGGGTAGTTTTGCAGCTAAAGTATTTGGTCTCACACTATACTGTGCTAAATGTACTCTTTCGGGCTCAATTTTCCTTAGTAATTCTATCGTTTGGAGAAAGTCATCTTCAGTCTCGCCAGGATGTCCTACAATGATATCTGTTGCAATTGTTATTCCGGGTATTTTCCTCCTAAGGAAATTAACTATCTCTACAAATTCTTCTACAGTATATCTTCTCCTCATAACTTTCAATACGTTATTGCTACCGCTTTGGACAGGTATATGCATGAACTTATAGACTTTGGGATGTCTGAGCACCTCAACAATATCATCAACAATATTTCTTAGAGTATCAGGGTTTGTCATTCCTATTCTTATCATAAAGTCTCCTTTGATTTCTGTAATTCTTCTTACTAGTTCTGGCAGCATTTGTTTGCCATAAAGGTCTATTCCGTAGACGCTAGTGTCCTGGCCTGTGAGCTCTATCTCTAGAGCACCTTTCTCAATTAGGTTCTTGACTGTCTTTACGATAATATGTATTGGGTGGCTGACAACTCTTCTCCTAGCGTTTTTTACTATACAAAAACTACAATTACCCAAGCATCCTTCTTGTATAGGGATTACCGCGATACTGTTTTCTAGCCATAACCCCACGCAGTTCCTATCTCTTTCTCCATCGAGAAGAATTGTTCTTTGCGGGGATTCTACGGCTATCCATATTCTTGATGCGTTTTGTGGAGATACAAGACTTGCTTCGGGAGCTATTTTTGCGACGAGATATGGTTGGGCCTTGGCCATACATCCTGCTACAATAAGTTTCTTGCCTGTTTTTAAGCAGTATTCTCTAAGCGAAGTTATTCTATTGATCATTTTTTGCTCGGTATCATATCTAACTGTACATGTATTAACTATAATTACATCGGCTTCTGTAACGTTATCGACTATACTATGACCTCTCTCTACCAATACGCTACGCATTATGTATGAATCTCCTTTATTTAATGCACAGCCATAAGTCTCTATGTAGACTCTCATATCTCTTGTACCGTAACACAAAATATGTAGTATAGCCCCTACTTAATTTTATCATAGGCGTAATGCTGCGTACAGAGTATATGGGTGTTATGCATGGTTAAAAGCATTAAAGAATACAGCTACGAGGAATTACTTGACAGGGCGTTATCTCGTTTACCGAAAAAAGAAGTTAAGCCAGGTCATTTTGAGGTACCAAAAGCTGAGGTAATCAATGTTGGTAATAAAACTATCATAAGGAACTTTAAGTATATAACAGAATACCTTAATAGAGAACCAAAGCTGCTAACCAAATATTTTGTTAAAGAACTTGCTGTTCCTGGAACAATTGATGAAGCTGGGGCTCTAGTACTTCAAGGCAAGTTCTCGGCGATGATTATAAATAAGTTGATCGAGAGATTCGTCAAACTATACGTTATATGCCCTACTTGTGGAAGCCATTACACAGAGCTTATAAGGGAAGGAAAAGTGTTTAAACTAAAATGCCTTGCTTGCGGTGCCGAGACTACACTGAAAGCTTTCTAACGTCTAAACTTCTTTCTGAAAGCTCTTTTTAACAAGTATGTTCTACGTGGCTTATACCTAAAGATCTCTGATTTCCACTTGTAGTAGAAGAATATCGTGATCATAAGGATGAACAGTGTTGGAGCAAATGTGGCTATAGTTACTGGCCAGAAATTAGGCGATTTACCTGTTGCAACGTAGTCAAAATACCATTGTACATATGAAAAGATGAAGAATGGAACACCAAAGATACCGAACAACATTGTCAATGCCATTTGCATTTTATTTATTTTGTCTTGGTAACGAGTCATTATCATATAGTTTAATGCGTCAAGTCTTCGTTCTACTCGTAGTATAAGTCTATTTATTTCCATTATTTTTGCAGCATACTCATAGAGCTCCTTCATATCCTTATCTATAATGAAGTAACTATTTTCGGCTAGGTCAAGTATGTAGCTAAACTTTTCTTTAAGGTCAACTAGTTCATCAAGATTACGTGGCTTCCTTAATGTTAGGTGTTCGATCACTCTTAATGACTGTCTAATATGGTTTAAAAGCTCGAATACAGTTAAATGCTTCAATCTTAGCCTATATCCTATTTCTGTTGGCCCCAAGTATTTTCTTGAAATAGCTATGATATGGGCGTTGGCTTCGGTAACGAGTACTGTAACGCGTGTTATGTTTTGTCTGTATTCCCGCTTACCTGTCTTACCTATATTGTCTAGTGGAACAAAATAGAATGATCTCTTTAATGTTTGTGTAAGTGTCTTCTTTGAAACTATTCTCCGTGTTCCATACATCATTGTGTATATTTGGGTGGAATAACTAGATAATGTGTCAATAATCTTTTTCTCTCCCTTGAGTATTTCGGTGAAAAGGACTGTATAACTTATATCCCAGGGGTTTCTTAGATTACTTTCTAGCTCTGAAAGATCTTTAATCAGTTTCCCTGTTTTGTACTCGATTATAAGTTTCTTTATGAATATGCTATACATTTCCATTACTTCGCGGATAGTTGTACGTATGGTTATCTTTTTTCGTTCACTAAGCTCGCTTTCCCTGCCAATTTTCAGTTTAAGCCAAGCATTGTAAATTATGGAAGGTATCTCTACAAGTACCTTGTCTACTTCTAATAAGTATCTTATTCTAATGACATCTCTTGAGGAAAGGGGTATATCGTATATTGGGATTATTATTGTGATAACGAATACGCCATTATGGTGTACAAAGAGCTCTACATAGCCCTTAATGTTTCCAAGCTTCTTTATAGAGGATTCTTTTTGTTCACTGAATTTTATCGTAATATCTCCAAGATAGATCCTTGCGTAATCGATTTTGCTTAGATATTCGCCTGCGAAAACTAGTATATCAGAAAGTACTCTTTGTTTAATAAGGCTAGAGACATCGCTTGGTAATTCTCCGATAACTTTGGTATATGGTTTTACCCATACACCTATTCCACCCATTCTTTTCCATCCTTTTTCTTCAAAAGTCTTCATCATGGGAAGGGGTACTAGTATAAATGCTGCTACTGGTGCGTAATCTGCTAGAAAGTCAAGTATTTTTTCTGTTATTTTTATTGTGTCTACCTCGCTTCCCGTATCAAAACTCGTTATGTAATAGAGGTCAAGATATTCTGTTGTTAGCACTTCTTTCTTTTTCTCTTGATGCTCAAGAGCCTCGAGCTTACTAGTAGTCATTACGTATCACCATAAACCTACACAATTCTTTTCTACTCTACAATATATATCTTAAGCATCACAATATCGTGATGATAATGTAGCATTTGTATTTAAGAGAGGTTATTGCAAGATATACTATAGTAAGACCCAAAGACATAGTGTGATCATGTATAGGTGATGGATTAGTAATGGTTGAAAAGGATGTAATGGTGTATGTTAAAGAGCATTGGTGGGGAACTGATCACGTAGTAGCGGTATGTGATATGAATTTATTGGGGAAGGTACTTGATAATAGAGGGGTAAAGTTCTTTGTAGACCCGGTTTTCTATGGCGGAGAACTAGTGAGTATCGAGAAGGCTATAGAGCTTATACGCAGATCTACTATAGCGAATCTTGTAGGGAAAAACATTGTAGAAGCAGCTATTAATGAGGGTTTAGTTCATCCCGATGCTGTTATTGAAATTAATGGAGTCCCTCATGCACAAATAATAAAAGTTTTTGAGTAAGGTGCCGATGCTATGAGATATTGTGTTAAATGCGGAAAGCTAGAAGAACCTGATAAACCACTTATTAACGGTCTTTGTCCCGATTGTTTCATCAAATATAGGGGTGTGTTCAAGAAGACGCCAGTGCTAAACATAGTTATTTGTAGCAAATGTGGCATGTGGAGACATTCCGGGAAATGGCAAAGCTATTCTAGTTTAGAAGAAATAGTAGCACAATCACTTAACGCTGTATACAGGAAATTCGTAAATGATGGTATAGAATATTTGGAAGTTAACGATGTGCGGGGGATTCATAGGGCGACACGTGAGTATTATGAAGCACTTGTTGATTTGTCTATTCTATTTAAAGGGGGAGCTTATGCTACAACAACGAGTATTGTTAGGTTTAAAATAGAGAAAATAGTATGCCCACGTTGTTTGCGTAAAGCGGGGAAAGCCTTCAATGCATTAGTTCAAGTGCGTAGTGAACGTGGTTTCTTAACTGAAAACGAGATTGATTATGTTTATGACATTGTTGCTGAGGATGGTATTGCTGATGAAGTTATTGAAATTAATGAGAACAAGAACGGTATTGATATTAAGATATTGGATCCCGTTGTAGCGAAACGTATTGCCGCTATTATTAGTCGTGATAAAGGGGCAAAGGTTATAGAAACGTTTAAACTTAGAAAATACGATCCATCACGAGGGATAAAGCAAGGCATCACAACGATCTCGGTCAGGTTGCCAGATATATCTGAGGGAGACATTGTCCTATATAATGGTGAGCCAGGTATAGTTAAGAGATTTAGTGGGACACGCATCATTATAGAAAAACTAGATGGGAGTGAAGTAAAGGTCTCCATGGAAGATTATTGGCGTGGTATAGTTAGTAAGCCTAAGGATCTGGTCATGGAGAATGAGTACACGGTTGTAGGCTACGATAGTTCTTCAATATATCTTGTCGATAACGTTACGGGAGAATTCATAGAATACCCTAGATCAGCAAGTCTTTATAACCTTAAACAGGGTGATAAAATGCGTGGATTTAGAATAGGGAACAGGCTTTATATTGTTAGAAGTACTGATCTAAAGGGTGGTTGATGGATTTGGCTAAGAAAAAGAAGAAACGAGGTATGGAGGAATCCCGTAAAGAACCCCCGTTGCCAGGTGAAGGAGAAGTATTATGTGGAGTCATAAGACTCGTTGGTGGTGATCACCTAATCGTAAAGTGTCTTGATGGAGAAGAGAGAATGGTTAGAATTCCGGGTAGGATGAGGAGGAGAGTATGGATGCGTGAAGGAGATATCGTTCTTGTTGCACCGTGGGATTTCAATCCTAAGAAAGGAGATATTGTTTATAGGTATGATAGAGGCGAGGTAGCGAAACTCATTGAGAAAGGTGTGTTGCCAAAAGAATTCCTTGATGCGTTGAGTGAACTGATATGAGTTATGATGATTTTTTAGATAAAAAATTCCGTGAACCCCGTGAGAAGAGAATTAAGGATAAAGATCTTTATGAGACTGTTGAAGAAGTTTTTGATACACGTACTGTTATGACTATTTATGAGCTTATGCGACGTCGTGTTATAAAACGAATGAATGGCGTTATAAGTACAGGTAAGGAGGCACGCGTATACCTAGCTTATTCTCCTCGAAACGAAGAATTAGCCGTCAAAATATATCTTACAGCCACCGCGGAGTTCAGAAGAGGTATAATGAAGTACATTATCGGTGATCCTAGGTTTTCATCTATACCTGGTGATACAAGAAAACTAATCTATCTTTGGACCCGTAAGGAATATCGTAATCTTAAGAAAATGTATGATGCAGGCGTCAGTGTGCCCAAGCCTATTGCTGTGCTGAATAATGTTCTTGTCATGGAGTTTATGGGAAAGAATGGAGTAAGATATCCTCTTCTGAAGGAGGTATGGCAAGAACTTTCTAAAGAAGAGCTTAAGCATATTTTTGACCAGGTTATTGATAATATGGAGAAGATCGTGTGTAAAGCAGGATTAGTACATGCAGATCTCTCGGAGTTCAATATAATGGTTAGAGATGATTTGAGTATAGTCATAATTGATGTGAGCCAAGCAGTTTCACTAGAGCACCCGAATGCTCCAGAGTTCTTGGATAGGGATATAAGGAATATTTACAGGTTCTTTTATGAGGAAGCGGGTCTGGATATACCGGGTCCCGAGATAATTGCATCGAGGATGAGAGAATGTCTAGCAGAGAAGAGAAAGGAAGACTTATAATGGGTGTGACAAGGCTTTACGAGAAGGTGCCCTTAGATAGAATAGGCGTACTGATCGGGCAAGGCGGTAAAGTTAAGGAAGAGATCATGCGGAGAACAAACACCATTATAACTGTCGACTCGAAGTCAGGCACTGTCATAATAGAGCCAGCATCCCCTTCAACGACAGCGCTTCAGTTAATGAAAGCACGTGATATAGTACGAGCTATAGCTTATGGGTTTAGTCCTGAACGAGCGTTTAGGCTTCTTGATGAAGACCAGGTGCTTATAGTAATTGACTTGAAGCAGTATATAGGAGATCATCCGAACCATATACAAAGAATCAAAGGTAGGATCATAGGAGAGGATGGGAGAGCGAGGAGAACTATTGAAGAGGTGACTGGCACTTATATCTCTGTTTACAAAACTTATGTCGCGATTATAGGTGATTTCGAGTCAGCTAATATAGCAAAAGAGTCCATTGAGATGCTTATCCAAGGAAGAAGACACGCTACTGTATACAGGTTCTTGGAGAGAGAAATGTTTATGGAAAAACGGAGACGTATGAGGGAATTATGGAAGAAATATTAACGCGGAGAATAAGAAGGCCTCTCACGATGCGGGCCTTGTCAGCATATGCTATAGCTAAGCCATTCCACCCGGGTTCCCTCTTCATCGAGGCCTAGTATTTCATTAATTCCTAAGACCTATTTAAGAGTAGTAGAAGTTGTATGCTTTTACTCTAAAAACTATGCCATAAGATCTATATATTGACCCTGTTATGTCATCTCATCTATTATGTACTAAGATATGTTATGCTTGATAGTATGACAGATCTATGGATTTCGTGAAACATGAAGGTGTGTTAAAGAGATAAGAAGTAGCGCCGGGGCGGGGATTCGAACCCCGGGCCACCGGGTTTCTGCCTCCCGGTGGTGGGAACCAGGCTACCTCCGACTGCGGTTAACAGCCCGGCGCTCTACCTGGCTGAGCTACCCCGGCACCAGTGATTAATCAATACATGTTGTCTTTTTATTTGTTTCTATTTTAGGTACTATTAGGTTAATTTAGCTATGGTGTATTAGACTTTGATCGTACTTATGTTAACGAAGTCTATAATATTTTAGGTTCTTTAAGAGTATTTTTAATTAGCAATAGCATCCCTGGGTGTTGATGGTGAAACTTGTTGACTTAAGTAAAATGTTTTCTGACATCGTGAAGAAGGCGTCAGAGAGTGTAGTAATGGTATCCACGATTATTCCATCGATAACAAGTCTATTTGTTGGCCGTGAGATTAGGGGTATTGGTTCAGGTTTTATTATTGATAAAAGACTTGTTGTAACTAATAGTCATGTAGTATATGGTGCTGACAGAGTTGCGGTACTATTCTCTAATGGTAATAAATGCGGAGCTAGAATAATTGCAGTAGATCCCTATAGAGATTTAGCTTTACTTGAAACCGAAAGCGATACCCCTAAGCCTCTAAAATTGGGTGATTCCGATAAAATTAAGATCGGTGAAATAGTATTTGCTATAGGTAGTCCTCTTGGACTACCTGGTCCCACAGTTACTATGGGTGTTGTTAGTGCTGTTGGTAGAACTATTGTTGGTAAAAGCATCACTGGCGAAGATATTGTTTTAGAGGACC contains:
- a CDS encoding DUF424 family protein; the protein is MVEKDVMVYVKEHWWGTDHVVAVCDMNLLGKVLDNRGVKFFVDPVFYGGELVSIEKAIELIRRSTIANLVGKNIVEAAINEGLVHPDAVIEINGVPHAQIIKVFE
- a CDS encoding translation initiation factor IF-2 subunit beta; its protein translation is MVKSIKEYSYEELLDRALSRLPKKEVKPGHFEVPKAEVINVGNKTIIRNFKYITEYLNREPKLLTKYFVKELAVPGTIDEAGALVLQGKFSAMIINKLIERFVKLYVICPTCGSHYTELIREGKVFKLKCLACGAETTLKAF
- a CDS encoding translation initiation factor IF-1A, coding for MMDLAKKKKKRGMEESRKEPPLPGEGEVLCGVIRLVGGDHLIVKCLDGEERMVRIPGRMRRRVWMREGDIVLVAPWDFNPKKGDIVYRYDRGEVAKLIEKGVLPKEFLDALSELI
- a CDS encoding RNA-processing protein (similar to yeast Dim2p protein that is essential for 40S ribosomal subunit; structural studies show binding to 3' end of 16S rRNA in complex with archaeal IF2 alpha), with product MSSREEKGRLIMGVTRLYEKVPLDRIGVLIGQGGKVKEEIMRRTNTIITVDSKSGTVIIEPASPSTTALQLMKARDIVRAIAYGFSPERAFRLLDEDQVLIVIDLKQYIGDHPNHIQRIKGRIIGEDGRARRTIEEVTGTYISVYKTYVAIIGDFESANIAKESIEMLIQGRRHATVYRFLEREMFMEKRRRMRELWKKY
- a CDS encoding TrkH family potassium uptake protein, with translation MNWRGILKSLMGLNGVLGILMLSVPIIDLMTGREVSYPFLIGSLIFVLMGLFSVKIEAESLSLIDGLMVVALAWPLISFEGAIVLMATINIPLVDAWFESISGFTGTGFTVLEGLDHMKPSIVTWRSIMQWSGELGFVVFAMVLLPYFYRISRAAYGLERPVKIEASFYKTAVSLIKIYVILTLVALISYIYTGMNFYEAFNHVLTTIATGGMSTYDKGYQVIFERAPLTYLPVMVFMFIGGMNFYLIARVFKGDLRSLLQSEEFKTYYVSMIVLVIALTVSYVFTEGMDVGRAVVEAPFNLVSGMTTTGFSIGKPLSELTDTSKAIIVASMFLGGMMFSTAGGIKAIRLLIILKKFKDMFVRSIVSIPIGRRLTIDGAPLHDEDVIQASLFIILHTAAVFIGAVLLSFYGYSFIDSLFEATSAAGCVGLSVGIVSPVAPLGVKIIIMILMILGRIEYTHLVLIFALIYGRKIIRAVR
- a CDS encoding tRNA (N(6)-L-threonylcarbamoyladenosine(37)-C(2))-methylthiotransferase; amino-acid sequence: MRVYIETYGCALNKGDSYIMRSVLVERGHSIVDNVTEADVIIVNTCTVRYDTEQKMINRITSLREYCLKTGKKLIVAGCMAKAQPYLVAKIAPEASLVSPQNASRIWIAVESPQRTILLDGERDRNCVGLWLENSIAVIPIQEGCLGNCSFCIVKNARRRVVSHPIHIIVKTVKNLIEKGALEIELTGQDTSVYGIDLYGKQMLPELVRRITEIKGDFMIRIGMTNPDTLRNIVDDIVEVLRHPKVYKFMHIPVQSGSNNVLKVMRRRYTVEEFVEIVNFLRRKIPGITIATDIIVGHPGETEDDFLQTIELLRKIEPERVHLAQYSVRPNTLAAKLPQIDTKTKKRRSLQVLKLIEEIGLKKNSEYIGSTARVLLVENTLPHPTARLYNYTPVVITNITRFKKGEWIKAKITNATFFDLRGVKI
- a CDS encoding serine protein kinase RIO; protein product: MSYDDFLDKKFREPREKRIKDKDLYETVEEVFDTRTVMTIYELMRRRVIKRMNGVISTGKEARVYLAYSPRNEELAVKIYLTATAEFRRGIMKYIIGDPRFSSIPGDTRKLIYLWTRKEYRNLKKMYDAGVSVPKPIAVLNNVLVMEFMGKNGVRYPLLKEVWQELSKEELKHIFDQVIDNMEKIVCKAGLVHADLSEFNIMVRDDLSIVIIDVSQAVSLEHPNAPEFLDRDIRNIYRFFYEEAGLDIPGPEIIASRMRECLAEKRKEDL
- a CDS encoding NAD-binding protein, with translation MRILIVGGGMVAEELLERLDLRSNEVFVVENNPERSKSLTQKYDITVINRDATDVSLYTSEIRMDEIDAVIALTGKDEINLFVLAIAKIYNVPIRMAKVTSTRLAEFLQSLGLGIPICQPSLVSTMISNYLNSIREPWLLGVVGEHRIYLIALAETDIAVGQKISELGLPEDVHVVLVFDGSSIYFPGEEFVLKPGYQILVLSKTSDVVKYFKG
- a CDS encoding 60S ribosomal export protein NMD3, coding for MRYCVKCGKLEEPDKPLINGLCPDCFIKYRGVFKKTPVLNIVICSKCGMWRHSGKWQSYSSLEEIVAQSLNAVYRKFVNDGIEYLEVNDVRGIHRATREYYEALVDLSILFKGGAYATTTSIVRFKIEKIVCPRCLRKAGKAFNALVQVRSERGFLTENEIDYVYDIVAEDGIADEVIEINENKNGIDIKILDPVVAKRIAAIISRDKGAKVIETFKLRKYDPSRGIKQGITTISVRLPDISEGDIVLYNGEPGIVKRFSGTRIIIEKLDGSEVKVSMEDYWRGIVSKPKDLVMENEYTVVGYDSSSIYLVDNVTGEFIEYPRSASLYNLKQGDKMRGFRIGNRLYIVRSTDLKGG